The Haliaeetus albicilla chromosome 4, bHalAlb1.1, whole genome shotgun sequence genomic sequence AACATAGAAAAGCCCCAAGAGGAGATTGAGTTTGGCTGTCCGCTGAGGAATTTTGTTGAAGCTCTGACTCCGAAACTGCCTTTCCAGTGAAAATGCCATCGGGATGGTGAGTAGTGGCAATGCCATGCTGATGGTATAGCGTGTGGCCAGCACACAGAAAATCAGGTAGGGCAAGAAGAGCAGCACGGTGTAGAGAATATAGGAGAACGCAGGGCCGATGAGGATAGCCAAGGTGACAATACCCGCCTGCCGGTCAGACTCCATGTCTCGTGTGTTGTTGCTGTGCAGGATGGCCTCAGTACTGAGAGCTAGTGGGATAGCGTAGAGCAGTGGTGAGACAGACAGATAACCAACCTGCACAGCATGGGCAAACATGACAGCCAGGGGCCCAAAGGTGATCAGGATCACCACGTCTCCAAGTGCAACATATTTAAATCCAATTCCTGTGGCAAGACACAAGAATAAAATGAAGCATCATCAAACAACTCAAAGAGAATGGATAATATAACAGATCAGCCCTTCCCACAGAAATATTGTAAAACGACCAACGCACATGTAGCTATGGccaagaagcattttttttcctttttccaaacaTAATAAAGTAAACACAGCTTCTGAATTTCTTCAGTCAAACAATGTAACAGAAACTAAGGGCCAGGTTCTAATACCCATCTTCACATCTAGAAGCACCTATTTATGCAGAAACTTATAGAAATAAGGTACTCTAGTGTGATCACGCATACTAGAACCTGATCCtgaagaaatatataaaaagctcagaacaaaacacaaaactggCAAGGTTCTTTCAAGGAAACTAACATAACTGTTTGAAAGTTTGACAGTTTGAAACcgagtttggggtttttttcccaataatTACATTTGTATCTACTCAACCCAAGAAGACAATAAAAATATCCTCCTCTTAAGAGCAAACACAAACTATTCTACATTCACAATGAAACTCCACCTAGAgaataacaacaaaacattccaaaacaaagaaacagagtCCAccaatggaaaagaaaatatgcagTGAGCTATACTGCTGAGGGATATGAGATACACATCATGAAAAGTTCCAGCAACAGTTCTGATGAGCACCTAAAGCCATATACGTAAATAACTGTCTCAACACCACTTGCCAACTGAAGAACTTAGCATGCCTCTTCCCACATCGTCCCACAACAATCAATGGCAGAGAACACAAGTTTATGCACCAGTACTCCAGGCAATACcaccaaatatttttaagacagTTAACCAGATAGATCACTTGCATCTTCTAGAAACCCTTGACAAATCAGCTAATTCTGTCACGTTTACATTCAGATTCACAGCAAATGGGATACAGTGCTTACCTCCAGTATAAAGGAAGGAACTGGAAAGTCCTCCGAAGTAGATCAGGGCCAGGTGCTCCAGCTTGAGCGTTGAGACAGTGTagagcccagcagcacagatACAGCCCACAGTATAGAGAAAGACTCCAAACCGGACTACGTCCTGAGGCTCCAAAATCTGGTCCACCAAAGTCCTGTCATCACTCTTCTTGTGGTCGATGCCTTTGGAGAAGTCGTAGTAGGTATTCACCAAGTTGCCAGCTCCGTGCACAGCCAGGACGGTCACCGCGCTTCCCACCAACAGCCCTGGGTTTAGCGCTCCCTCAGCCCGGTACGCCAGAGCGCTGCCGAGGGCCACAGGGGTGAGGGAGGCGCTGAAACTCCAAGGTCTGAGCGCCAGCACGTAGGCCGCACACTTCTGCCTCCAGGTGCCGGGGGGAACTCTCTCAGCGCCCGCCAGGGCGGCGCCGGCGTCGTTCCTCTCGGTTCCCCGCGGGCTCTCGGCGCTAATACTGATCTTCTGCACCAGGTCTGCCGGCCCCATGCTCTCCCCGCCGCCCCGtctcacagcagcagcagcacctagAAGGGGAAGGGCCGCGCGTTAGCCTGGTCGCTGCCGCCGCGGGGCCCTGCGGGGagaggccgccgccgccgccaccgcccaTGACCGCGCGGGCAACGCCTgaggcggggggcggggggaggcacGCGCCGCCCTTACCCGCTGGGACGGGCGCCTGCCCCGCCGCGCGCGCCCCGCGCGCCCCAACCGCCCTCCCGCCGCGCGCCTGAGCCCAACGGCCGCTCCCGACCCTCCTCACCGCCCCCCGCGCCCCTAAAGGCCTACGTGCAGGGGGTTCCGCGGAGGGTCGCGTACCAGAGGAGCGCCCGAGCGAGCAGCCAGCACCTGCGGGCGCCCCGGTATAAACATTAAATGGCCCACGTCGTCATGCGCAGCTGCGAGGGGTCACTCTGAAGCACACACCAGCACTGC encodes the following:
- the UBIAD1 gene encoding ubiA prenyltransferase domain-containing protein 1 isoform X1 translates to MGPADLVQKISISAESPRGTERNDAGAALAGAERVPPGTWRQKCAAYVLALRPWSFSASLTPVALGSALAYRAEGALNPGLLVGSAVTVLAVHGAGNLVNTYYDFSKGIDHKKSDDRTLVDQILEPQDVVRFGVFLYTVGCICAAGLYTVSTLKLEHLALIYFGGLSSSFLYTGGIGFKYVALGDVVILITFGPLAVMFAHAVQVGYLSVSPLLYAIPLALSTEAILHSNNTRDMESDRQAGIVTLAILIGPAFSYILYTVLLFLPYLIFCVLATRYTISMALPLLTIPMAFSLERQFRSQSFNKIPQRTAKLNLLLGLFYVFGITLAPAGALPKL
- the UBIAD1 gene encoding ubiA prenyltransferase domain-containing protein 1 isoform X2, with translation MGPADLVQKISISAESPRGTERNDAGAALAGAERVPPGTWRQKCAAYVLALRPWSFSASLTPVALGSALAYRAEGALNPGLLVGSAVTVLAVHGAGNLVNTYYDFSKGIDHKKSDDRTLVDQILEPQDVVRFGVFLYTVGCICAAGLYTVSTLKLEHLALIYFGGLSSSFLYTGGIGFKYVALGDVVILITFGPLAVMFAHAVQVSLDELCCSVSLHW